One part of the Solanum dulcamara chromosome 8, daSolDulc1.2, whole genome shotgun sequence genome encodes these proteins:
- the LOC129900344 gene encoding uncharacterized protein LOC129900344 produces the protein MVYQARTRKRVFGIQIHRGPDGSAFQKCETCGISVAIALADMHECEPRKDVKRLKCQPRSISIVKEQRLIHQPRSAFRIFMEDFVKKNIDGNEFEVDNKGFETWKNMTLEERFLYSMKAETINLAHLKLLRREENDMPWRVDDEADSADVGKCDENYEDYDYYDSESSGDLIDFGLR, from the exons ATGGTGTACCAAGctagaacaaggaaaagggtcTTTGGTATCCAAATACATCGTGGTCCCGATGGCAGTGCTTTTCAAAAATG TGAAACATGTGGCATCTCAGTGGCTATTGCTTTGGCTGATATGCATGAATGTGAACCCAGAAAGGATGTAAAGAGATTGAAATGCCAACCCAGGAGCATAAGCATTGTTAAGGAGCAGAGGCTCATTCATCAACCCAGATCGGCTTTTCGAATTTTCAT GGAGGattttgtgaagaaaaatatcGATGGAAATGAGTTTGAAGTAGATAACAAAGGTTTCGAAACGTGGAAAAACATGACACTTGAG GAGAGGTTCTTGTACTCTATGAAAGCTGAAACAATTAATCTTGCACACTTGAAACTGTTGCGCAGAGAGGAGAATGATATGCCATGGAGG GTGGATGACGAGGCAGATTCAGCTGATGTTGGCAAGTGCGACGAG AATTATGAAGACTATGATTATTATGATTCTGAATCTTCTGGGGATTTGATTGATTTTGGCCTGAGGTAG